The following coding sequences are from one Pelmatolapia mariae isolate MD_Pm_ZW linkage group LG4, Pm_UMD_F_2, whole genome shotgun sequence window:
- the retsat.2 gene encoding all-trans-retinol 13,14-reductase, with product MMIAVGIICAAIVIFLLHYVFGGRGPDPFEKDTREPLKKRVYDKKEKNKVLKQGFVANRVPENLDAIVVGSGVGGLGLAVLLAKVGKRVLVLEQHSRAGGCCHTFTEKGFEFDVGIHYIGELLDHKPFRCMLDQMTNGQLEWEPLENPFDHVVLGPPENRRRYPIYSGKRRFTDELKKCFPGEEKAIDEFMKLATKTGNGVWFLALLKILPLPLAKFLVHTGLVRHLSFFFKMAPRSLTDVVNELTENKDLRAVFSYIFGTYGKIPKDASFAMHSLLITHYLNGAWYPKGGASEIAYHMIPIIEKAGGAVLVRAPVNRILFNDAKEACGVSVMKGQEEVHIHAPLIISDAGIFNTYQKLIPKDLQTMPAIQKQLSMLKHGEGGLSVFMGLNGTKEELGLKADNYWIFAENNFDELVGNYMKKDREEAAKNVPLIFVASPSAKDPTWEARSPGKSTLSLVTFAKYEWFEEWKDGKVTNRGRDYMELKQAFIDTILEVVMDVFPKITRDKIEYIDAGTPITNTHYIGTPKGEIYGADHGISRFDPELSITVRAQTPLKNLYLTGQDLFLCGFAGALAGVLTCGSAILNRNLHLDTIALAKRTAFINSKLKGE from the exons ATGATGATCGCTGTGGGCATTATTTGTGCGGCGATtgtcatatttttattacattatgTCTTCGGCGGCCGCGGGCCTGATCCCTTTGAGAAGGACACTCGTGAACCGCTAAAGAAGAGAGTTTACgacaagaaagagaaaaataaagtgcTGAAGCAAG GTTTTGTGGCCAATAGAGTACCGGAGAACCTGGATGCCATCGTCGTCGGCAGTGGGGTTGGTGGGCTCGGACTTGCCGTGCTGCTTGCAAAAGTTGGAAAAAGGGTTTTGGTTCTGGAGCAGCACAGCCGGGCCGGAGGATGCTGCCACACGTTCACTGAGAAGGGCTTTGAGTTTGATGTTG GAATCCACTACATTGGCGAACTGTTGGACCACAAGCCGTTTCGATGCATGCTGGATCAGATGACCAATGGACAGCTGGAGTGGGAGCCTCTGGAGAACCCATTCGATCACGTTGTGCTGGGACCTCCAGAAAACCGCCGCCGGTACCCCATCTACAGTGGCAAGAGACGCTTCACAGATGAACTGAAGAAGTGTTTCCCAGGAGAGGAAAAGGCTATTGATGAGTTCATGAAGCTGGCCACG AAAACTGGAAACGGAGTTTGGTTCCTCGCTCTTCTGAAGATTCTCCCTCTCCCACTGGCTAAGTTCCTGGTTCACACCGGCCTAGTCAGGCATCTGTCTTTCTTCTTCAAGATGGCTCCCCGCAGCCTTACAGATGTGGTCAACGAGCTGACAGAGAACAAGGACCTCAGGGCTGTCTTCAGCTACATCTTTGGCACCTATG GTAAAATTCCCAAAGATGCCAGCTTTGCCATGCACAGTTTGCTGATCACCCACTACCTGAATGGCGCCTGGTACCCTAAAGGCGGAGCTAGTGAGATCGCCTACCATATGATCCCCATCATTGAAAAGGCAGGGGGCGCTGTTCTGGTTCGAGCTCCAGTCAATCGCATCTTATTCAATGATGCCAAGGAAGCTTGTG GTGTCAGCGTAATGAAAGGTCAGGAGGAAGTACACATCCATGCTCCTCTGATCATCTCTGATGCTGGCATTTTCAACACATACCAGAAGCTGATTCCCAAAGACCTCCAGACCATGCCAG CTATCCAGAAGCAGCTGAGTATGCTGAAGCATGGTGAAGGTGGTCTGAGCGTTTTCATGGGTCTGAATGGGACCAAGGAGGAGCTGGGCCTGAAAGCAGACAACTACTGGATCTTTGCTGAGAACAATTTCGATGAACT ggTCGGGAATTATATGAAGAAAGACAGAGAAGAGGCAGCAAAAAATGTACCTCTCATCTTTGTCGCCTCTCCCTCAGCTAAAGATCCTACTTGGGAGGCGAGATCACCAG GGAAGTCTACTTTGAGTCTGGTTACTTTTGCCAAATATGAATGGTTTGAGGAGTGGAAGGACGGCAAGGTGACAAACAGAGGGCGCGACTACATGGAGCTGAAACAAGCATTCATTGACACCATTCTAGAAGTAGTAATGGATGTTTTCCCCAAGATCACCAGAGACAAG ATTGAATACATTGATGCTGGTACTcccatcacaaacacacactacaTCGGAACCCCTAAAGGTGAGATCTATGGCGCGGATCACGGCATCAGCCGGTTCGACCCTGAGCTGAGCATTACCGTGAGAGCTCAGACGCCACTGAAGAACCTCTATCTGAcag GCCAGGATTTGTTTCTGTGCGGTTTCGCCGGCGCCCTCGCCGGAGTTCTCACTTGCGGCTCTGCCATTCTCAACCGAAACCTCCATCTGGATACCATCGCCTTGGCAAAGAGGACAGCATTCATTAATTCCAAGCTGAAAGGGGAGTAA
- the cdk21 gene encoding cyclin-dependent kinase 6, translating into MSIGTQPLCYELLAEVGQGYYGKVYKAREVGEKQRLLAVKKFTIHGDTSDSGIPAFMIREVALLRKMQHFNHPNIVKLLDATAVPVGVSLDLTLVLEYIDQDLSTYLSKAPASGLSRDCIKDVMQQLLQGLDFLHMNMVLHRDLKPENVLISSRGEVKIADFGLARILTFNIALTPGVVTLWYRAPEVLLNSVYMSSVDMWSAGCIFAELFLLRPLFRGYTEVQQLQKIFQVIGLPGEEDWPTDSPISYSVNWGPQGSLTKLLPNLGPDENDLLSQCLVFRPSRRISAAKALAHPFFMKP; encoded by the exons ATGAGCATCGGCACTCAACCCTTGTGCTACGAGCTCTTGGCAGAAGTAGGACAAGGCTACTATGGTAAAGTTTACAAAGCCAGAGAGGTGGGAGAGAAACAGCGCCTCCTCGCGGTGAAGAAGTTCACCATCCACGGAGACACGTCGGATTCCGGGATCCCTGCCTTCATGATCCGAGAGGTGGCGCTGCTGCGCAAGATGCAGCACTTTAACCATCCCAACATAGTCAA GCTGTTGGATGCAACTGCTGTACCAGTGGGCGTGAGCCTGGACCTCACACTGGTCCTTGAATACATTGACCAGGACCTGTCCACCTACCTCTCAAAAGCTCCTGCTTCTGGACTGAGCCGTGACTGCATAAAG GATGTGATGCAGCAGTTGCTGCAGGGCCTGGACTTCCTACACATGAACATGGTGCTGCACCGAGACCTAAAACCAGAAAACGTCCTCATCAGCAGCCGTGGAGAAGTCAAGATCGCAGACTTTGGACTGGCACGGATCCTCACCTTTAATATTGCTCTTACCCCAGGT GTGGTGACACTCTGGTATCGAGCTCCTGAGGTGCTGCTGAACTCTGTTTACATGTCCTCGGTGGACATGTGGAGTGCTGGATGCATCTTTGCTGAGCTCTTCCTCTTGAG GCCGTTGTTTCGGGGATACACAGAGGTGCAGCAGCTGCAAAAAATCTTCCA GGTGATTGGTTTGCCTGGTGAGGAGGACTGGCCCACGGACAGCCCGATCTCATATTCAGTCAACTGGGGACCTCAAGGCTCTCTGACCAAGCTGCTGCCCAACCTGGGCCCAGATGAGAATGACCTCTTGTCT CAATGTTTGGTATTCAGACCGAGTCGCCGCATCTCAGCCGCCAAAGCCCTGGCTCATCCTTTCTTCATGAAGCCCTGA